The nucleotide window TGAGAAAATACAAGATTCCAAATTTCAAGGTAACGCTCGTTTTCCCCGCCTGTGTACATTTCTTCTGCCGGTGCCCCAACACCATATTCTTCACCGCGGTCATAGAAGATTTCAGAGTTTGGACCAGATGGACCTTCTCCGATATCCCAGAAGTTGCCTTCAAGTCGGATTAGGCGCTCTTTCGGAATCCCGATTTCGTTGTGCCATACGTCATATGCTTCCTGATCTTCAGGGTGGATTGTTACCGATAACTTTTCAGGATCGAAGCCCATCCATTTTGGGTCCGTTAAAAACTCCCAAGCGTAATGAATCGATTCTTTTTTAAAGTAATCCCCGATAGAGAAGTTCCCTAACATTTCAAAGAATGTATGGTGACGCGCTGTTTTCCCTACGTTTTCGATATCGTTTGTACGAATCGATTTTTGTGCATTCGTAATGCGCGGGTTATCTGGAATGATACGTCCGTCAAAATACGGTTTTAATGTCGCCACTCCTGAGTTGATCCATAAAAGTGAAGGGTCATTAATTGGAACTAATGGTGCTGATGGTTCAATATGATGCCCTTTTTCTTTAAAGAAATTCAAATAAAGACGACGAATTTCAGAACCTGTCATAATTTTTGTTGTCATGATTTTTTTCCTCCTAATTTTTACTGAAGTCGATGAATTTTGGTACGAATTGATTACACCTTCACGTAAATAAGTGCTTCGTTCACCGGAAATCTTAATGATTCGCTGAAGAAAACAAAAAAAGCCTTCATCCCGGTAAAGGGACGAAGACTATTATTTCGTGGTACCACCCTAATTTATAATGCGCTGTGCATTATATCTCAAGTGCTTGTAACGTAAGCAGACGGCAGTGATTAGCTGCACTCTGGAGTAGCTTTCAGTATTTATTCGGGGAGATTTTTTCAGCCGGGAAATCTCTTTCTGATCACGAAGTCCATACGTACTTGTTCCATCATCGTTTTCATTTTATTATGCTCTTCATTATAAAAAATAGACATCGTGCTGTCAATCGGCATTCCTTAATAATTAAAACGTTTTTTCGTCAGTAAAATTAAAAGAATTGCAGGCACTGTACATATGGTCATTCCCAAGAACGCCAAACCTGGCTCGATTTCATAAAGTGCACCACCTAATAATGTTAGAATCGCTGCACTTAAACTCATTGCAAGGGCCGAATATATCCCCTGTGCATTGGGAATCTGTTCCTGTGGTAAAGCTTTTGAAATATAGCGGATAAAGGCATAATGCGCCATCGCAAATGACAGGGCGTGAAGTGCCTGAGATATGATAAACATCGGCATATTCGGAAATGCGTAGACGAGTATCCAACGAATGCTCGAGCCAATTGCCGCAATAAGCAATAACGAAGAAGGCTTCCATTTTGTAAGAATTGTATCAGCCTTAAAAAAATAAAGAACTTCAAATATTACCGCGACATTTAAAATCATGCCGATATAAAACGGATTGACATTCAGATCCTGCAGATAAATATATCCATAATTATAGTACGATGCGTGTGCCCCCTGAAGTAAAATGACGACAAATAATACGATGATAAAGCTTTTTACTTCAAATAGTCCTTTCATTGAAAGCGTTTTTCCGTTCTCTCTTACAGGCACTAAACTTAAAACTTGAGGTGCAGGCATGAATTGAATGATGAGCAATGCTGCTAAACCTAAAATCATCATCCACAAAATCATTTGCTCCCCGTACATCCCGCTGATCATACTGATGATAAGTACAGCGACGACAAACCCAAAAGATCCTAACGAACGCGCTTTCCCATAATGAATGGATCCATGTTGCATTAATGTGGAAGCACTGCTCTCAACAGCCGGTAATAATGCCGGGTAAAAAGCACTGAACAGCAATGTCATGAAAAATAAGCCGCTGAATGAATTAATCGGTATGTATAGCAGCGTCACAATTAATGAACTTGCCGTAAAAAAGATCAGCACATTTTTGTTGCTCATTACTTTCGATACAAACGGGAAGATAAACATCGTCGATACAGCCCGTGCAACGAGCCCAAAGCCCATAATAATACTCGCTTCCGAAACCGTAAGCCCTTTATCGTTAATAAGCCAACCTGTCCAATACGGCAGGAAAATACCCCATGTAATAAAGAACATAAAGAAGTTTTTTGCGAGCCAACGCTGATTATTCATAGTCTTCATCCTTTTTCGTTTTTATTAAGTTGAATATTAGCATGAGAAATACTACAATAATGTGAGAAATCTCATATTTTATTGGAAGGAGTTGCTCTATAATTTGAGAAAGTTACCATTAGATGAAAGTCTATCATATATCGAACGATACCCGATTTCCCAATATTTTTCATTTGATATTGTTCCATTTATCCACGTGTATGAATTTGATAAAGGCGAATTTATTTTCCATGAGCATTCTTTCCCTGACTATTTGTATTACATGGTTGAAGGGAAAGCTAAATTATATATTACCCATAAAAACGGGAAAATCTCGCTCATCGATTTTATTACAGCCCCAACATTCATGGGCGAAATGGAATTGTTAAATGCCGAACGCTATTCAAAAGGCATTCAGACTTTATCAAAGTCCGTATGTTTTGCCATTTCGATTCAGGAAGTGAAGGAAAAATTATTGGCAGATCCTGTGTTTCTGAAAATGCTCTGTCTTTTTTTAAGTCACAAAGCAACCACAGCAACAGCAAAATATACACAAAACCAGGCCTATCCGCTGGAAAACCGGTTAGCCTCATTTATTCTACTATCATCAGATCAGCAATTCTATAAAGAAAAACATACAGAAGTCTGTGATTACTTAGGTGTATCCTATCGCCACCTGCTCTTTGTGCTTGCACAATTCAGCGAAGCCGGCTATATCACGAAGCAAAACCGCGGGTATGTTCTGGCAAATCGGCCTGAACTGGAAAAACTCGCAGCAGAAATTACGTATTAAAAAAAGACTGCGCTAAAATATTTTTTAGCACAGTCTCTGAAATATATTAAATAAACATACCAGCAATTGCAGCTGATAATAATGATGCCAATGTACCTGCAGCAACCGCTTTAATCGCAAGCTTTGCAATCATTGGACGTTTATCCGGTGCCATTCCACCTAAACCACCGATTAAAATACCCATTGAGCTTAAGTTTGCAAAACCACAAAGTGCAAACGAAATAATAATGCCGGTTTTTTCAGAAAGCTCGCCGATAACCGGTCCGAAGTTAGAGTAGGCAACAAATTCATTTAAGATTAATTTCTGACCGATAAATGAACCTGCACGCACTGCTTCATCCCAAGGAACACCGATTAAAAATGCCAAAGGCGCAAAGACATAGCCTAATAAACCTTCAAGCGTAACATTTTCAAAACCGAATAATCCTGTAATGCCGCCTAAAATACCGTTTAACAAGGCAATTAACGCGATGAAACTTAGTAGCATTGCCCCAACGTTTACAGCTAATTTCAATCCGTCAGATGCACCTACAGCAGCCGCATCAATAACATTTGTCGCTTCAGAATTTCGCTCTAATTTAAAGTCGTCTTCATTTACTTCTTCTGTTTCAGGAATCATTAATTTCGCCATTACTAGCCCAGCTGGAGCAGCCATGAAACTTGCCGCCAATAAATATTCAAGCGGAACACCTAATAATGAATAACCGATTAATACCGAACCTGAAACCGATGCAAGTCCACCTGTCATAACCGCGAACATTTGCGATTTCGTCATTTTATTTAAAAATGGACGAATTACAAGCGGTGCCTCTGTTTGTCCAACGAAAATATTGGCAGCAGCATTTACTGATTCTGCTTTTGTCGTACCTAATACCTTTGATAAGAAACCACCGATAATCTTAATGACAAATTGCATAATTCCTAAATAGTATAGGACAGAGATTAAAGATGAGAAGAAAATAATAATTGTCAATACGCTCATCGCGAATACAAATCCAACACTATCCGGATTTGCTAAACCGCCAAATACGAAGTTAATCCCTTCATTGGCATAACCAATCAGCTTCTGAACACCTTCAGAAAGTTGCATAAGCTTCTCACGGCCGAAAGACCACTTTAATACGATAAATGCAAAAATCAACTGGACAACTAATCCTGAAATAATAATTCTCCATTGAATTGCTTTACGGTTATTCGATAACCCGATGGCAATCAGTACGATTCCCAAAATACCTATGATTCCCCATACGAAATCCATGTATGTGCACCTTCTTTTTTAGTTTTGAAAACCTTTTCATTTTGTAATTTTTGACATCTAACTTCGGACGTCATATAAGTTTTTTTCATACTAACATATCCGCATAAATAATATTAATTAATAGTTTCTTTAAAAATTTCTGATTTTTCCGCAAAAAGTTGTCATTTTTTTAGTATGCCCCGTTTTGTCTCAAAATTTTATTGTATTTAAAACATTTTCCCTCTACTCTTGAACGTAAACACATCATTTAATAAATTTGTCCAAAATAGTACATTTCCATGAGCATTAAAAAAACTAGCCATTCCCATTCAAACATGAACGAAAATGACTAGTTCTATTCTTCATTGAAGTCGTACGGCGAAACATTTCCCATGCCAATTAATGGATGAATATATGGTGCTGTTTCTGCAGTTAAATGATTTGGCAACGATTCTCCGATTTTATGTGAGGCCGAAACATTCAGGAGACCAAGCTGCTCTGTAGAAGGATTTTGCTTCACTTCCTTAACGGACGCTTTTACCTCTTCTTTTTCCGGTAACTCTTCTGCCTTTTCAGCAGTGATAAATTCAGGATTTAATCGCGCCTTTAATGTTGTTAACCGGGTTAAATCATCTGTTTTCGCTAAACCGTTCGCCAATACATCCGGCTCACCGCATAAAATCAAAAAGTTTTTGGCACGTGTGATCCCCGTATACAGTAAATTTCTGCGAAGCATTTTTGAATAGCCGCGGACAATCGGCATAATGACCGTTTGAAATTCCGAGCCCTGAGATTTATGAATTGAACAGCAATAGGCCAATGTTATCTGGTTCAAATCAGCACGCTGATACGTTACTTCGATTCCATCATAGCTGACGATAAGCAAATCCTGCTTTTCCACTGTTTCCTTTGCACGGATGATGGATATCACTTCCCCCATATCCCCGTTGAAGACATTATTATCCGGTTGATTCACCAGCTGCAGCACTTTGTCCCCGATCCGGTATATCGTATCACCGAAAACAAGTTCTTTTCTCATTCCATCATTCGGATTGACAAGCTGCTGAATTTCTTTATTTAAATTATCAATACCTGCAGGACCTTTGTACATTGGTGCCAATACTTGAATATCTCGAATGGCCTGTCCTTTTGCAAGCGCACCTTTTACAACTTGTGTGACAACGCTCGTTACTTGTCCGGCTCCTGCCTGAATAAACGAGCGGTCCGCTGTTTTTGCAGTCAGTGTATCCGGGACTTTGCCTTTTTTTATCTGGTGGGCCATTTCGATAATTGTAGATCCTTCCGCCTGACGGTATATATCCGTTAATTCGACGGTCGGTATTTGCTTGGATGCTAGTAAATCCTTTAATACTTGTCCTGGTCCAACAGGTGGTAACTGGTCCTGGTCTCCTACAAAGACGACCTGCACATCTTCATGCAGCGCTTTTAAAAGCTGATGGGCCAGCCATGTATCCACCATTGACATCTCATCGATAATGATGAGTCGCCCTACAACTTCACGCTCTGTTTCTTCATCCTTTTCCTGCCCGTTAAATCCTAATAGACGGTGGATTGTCATTGCAGGCAAGCCAGTCGATTCTGCAAGCCTTTTTGCTGCACGTCCTGTAGGTGCTGCCAGGACAATCGGAAACGGTTCTTCTTTTTCCGCATATGTTTTTGGATTCAATGATAATCCGTGAAGCTCAGCATATACTTCGACCAAACCTCGGACAACCGTCGTTTTTCCTGTCCCCGGTCCGCCTGTTAAAATCATCACCGCGGAATTAATTGCCGTTTCTATCGCCTGTGCCTGCGTTGGTGCATATGTCACATCGTACTGTTCTTCAATATCGCCAATCGCTTTTCGGATTTCATCTTTTGAAAAACTTTCGGCCATTTTGTTTTTTTCTTTCAATTCGTTGATTTTACTGGCAATGCCCACTTCACTAAAATAAAGTGACGGCAAGTACATACGTGTTTCTTCACCGCATATTTTCGAACCCTCTCGCATTTCGATTGCTGCTTTGGAAATCGCTTCATATGGAATTTCAATGCGCTGACTTTGTTCAAGTATATCTTTCACCATTGGAAGCACCATTTCAGCATCCAGATAGACATGTCCTTCGGATAATGCGGCATTTGTCAGTACGTGAAAAATAGCTGCTTTAATCCGGTCCGGATGATTTCCTGTTATCCCCAGCTTCGCACCAAGTTCATCCGCACGTATGAATCCGACCCCTTCCACTTCCTCAATCAACCGGTAAGGGTTTTCTGTCAGCAGCTGAATTGTTTCTTCACGATACGCCTGATAAATTTTCATCCCGAGCTGTGGTCCGAAGCCCCAGTCGTTCAGCCGTACCATCACCCGTTCCAGCCCCAAATTTTCCTCGATCGTCTGGCGGATATGTAATTTCTTTTCAGCAGAAAGACGGGGAACAGCATCAAGTGCTGACGGATCCTCCAATATTTTTGTAAGAGCATCCATTCCTAGCTTTTCTACGATAGTCTCTGCTGTTTTTCTCCCGACTCCTGTAAACAGGTCACTTGATAAATAATGGACGATTCCCTGCTCCGTTGTCGGAACTTCTTTTTCAAATGTGTCAATTTGAAACTGCATCCCGTATTTCGGATGACTTTTTAACTGCCCTGTAAAGCGATATAGTTCATCATTTACTAATTGAGGAAAATAACCAACTACGATGATTTCTTTTTCTTCATACTGAATATTCGTTTCTTGAATTTTGACACGAACAATGGAGTACATATTCGTTGAATTATGAAAAATTGTTACAATTGGTCGACCTAAAATAAAGAGCTTATTTACGTCAAACAAATTTAGATTTTCCGCCATTTTCATGCCACGCTTTCTAATAATAGTATGCCTATTTTATCATACCCGAAATAACCTGTCCTACAATATTGCAACAGACTTTGCGTCTGATTTTTCTATTAATTTAGCACGGTGAAATGTTATGATACATATAGAATGTAAGAGAAAGTAGTGACGAATATGAATTTTAGACCTTGTATCGATTTACACGACGGAAAAGTGAA belongs to Solibacillus sp. FSL W7-1436 and includes:
- a CDS encoding NupC/NupG family nucleoside CNT transporter, translated to MDFVWGIIGILGIVLIAIGLSNNRKAIQWRIIISGLVVQLIFAFIVLKWSFGREKLMQLSEGVQKLIGYANEGINFVFGGLANPDSVGFVFAMSVLTIIIFFSSLISVLYYLGIMQFVIKIIGGFLSKVLGTTKAESVNAAANIFVGQTEAPLVIRPFLNKMTKSQMFAVMTGGLASVSGSVLIGYSLLGVPLEYLLAASFMAAPAGLVMAKLMIPETEEVNEDDFKLERNSEATNVIDAAAVGASDGLKLAVNVGAMLLSFIALIALLNGILGGITGLFGFENVTLEGLLGYVFAPLAFLIGVPWDEAVRAGSFIGQKLILNEFVAYSNFGPVIGELSEKTGIIISFALCGFANLSSMGILIGGLGGMAPDKRPMIAKLAIKAVAAGTLASLLSAAIAGMFI
- the recD2 gene encoding SF1B family DNA helicase RecD2, with the protein product MAENLNLFDVNKLFILGRPIVTIFHNSTNMYSIVRVKIQETNIQYEEKEIIVVGYFPQLVNDELYRFTGQLKSHPKYGMQFQIDTFEKEVPTTEQGIVHYLSSDLFTGVGRKTAETIVEKLGMDALTKILEDPSALDAVPRLSAEKKLHIRQTIEENLGLERVMVRLNDWGFGPQLGMKIYQAYREETIQLLTENPYRLIEEVEGVGFIRADELGAKLGITGNHPDRIKAAIFHVLTNAALSEGHVYLDAEMVLPMVKDILEQSQRIEIPYEAISKAAIEMREGSKICGEETRMYLPSLYFSEVGIASKINELKEKNKMAESFSKDEIRKAIGDIEEQYDVTYAPTQAQAIETAINSAVMILTGGPGTGKTTVVRGLVEVYAELHGLSLNPKTYAEKEEPFPIVLAAPTGRAAKRLAESTGLPAMTIHRLLGFNGQEKDEETEREVVGRLIIIDEMSMVDTWLAHQLLKALHEDVQVVFVGDQDQLPPVGPGQVLKDLLASKQIPTVELTDIYRQAEGSTIIEMAHQIKKGKVPDTLTAKTADRSFIQAGAGQVTSVVTQVVKGALAKGQAIRDIQVLAPMYKGPAGIDNLNKEIQQLVNPNDGMRKELVFGDTIYRIGDKVLQLVNQPDNNVFNGDMGEVISIIRAKETVEKQDLLIVSYDGIEVTYQRADLNQITLAYCCSIHKSQGSEFQTVIMPIVRGYSKMLRRNLLYTGITRAKNFLILCGEPDVLANGLAKTDDLTRLTTLKARLNPEFITAEKAEELPEKEEVKASVKEVKQNPSTEQLGLLNVSASHKIGESLPNHLTAETAPYIHPLIGMGNVSPYDFNEE
- the yeiL gene encoding transcriptional regulator YeiL gives rise to the protein MRKLPLDESLSYIERYPISQYFSFDIVPFIHVYEFDKGEFIFHEHSFPDYLYYMVEGKAKLYITHKNGKISLIDFITAPTFMGEMELLNAERYSKGIQTLSKSVCFAISIQEVKEKLLADPVFLKMLCLFLSHKATTATAKYTQNQAYPLENRLASFILLSSDQQFYKEKHTEVCDYLGVSYRHLLFVLAQFSEAGYITKQNRGYVLANRPELEKLAAEITY
- a CDS encoding MFS transporter, whose translation is MNNQRWLAKNFFMFFITWGIFLPYWTGWLINDKGLTVSEASIIMGFGLVARAVSTMFIFPFVSKVMSNKNVLIFFTASSLIVTLLYIPINSFSGLFFMTLLFSAFYPALLPAVESSASTLMQHGSIHYGKARSLGSFGFVVAVLIISMISGMYGEQMILWMMILGLAALLIIQFMPAPQVLSLVPVRENGKTLSMKGLFEVKSFIIVLFVVILLQGAHASYYNYGYIYLQDLNVNPFYIGMILNVAVIFEVLYFFKADTILTKWKPSSLLLIAAIGSSIRWILVYAFPNMPMFIISQALHALSFAMAHYAFIRYISKALPQEQIPNAQGIYSALAMSLSAAILTLLGGALYEIEPGLAFLGMTICTVPAILLILLTKKRFNY